In the genome of Quercus robur chromosome 3, dhQueRobu3.1, whole genome shotgun sequence, one region contains:
- the LOC126718294 gene encoding stemmadenine O-acetyltransferase-like, whose protein sequence is MIAFPHPNRSLYHYSLFDKLTMDIEVKVISKETIKPSYRTPGHLRHYSLSFLDQSAPQFFMPWVLFYPKDTNTELNNLEQRERIKKSLSEALTQFYPLAGRVKENLYIECNDEGINYVEAVAKCNLSEFLENLNPCEHKKFLPYQLDNVNDLVAAVQVTTFNCGGIVIGLELSHKVADASSFFMFLNSWAATARGSSSIVSPRLDAATIFPPATLSGYNPNIGMSRNNIVLKRIVFDGNAIAAIRAKFSSGNKSIEFRRPTRVEALSAFIYSRFIAATQPEADPNKAYIMFIAVDLRKRLDPPLPQNCFGNLSQSTASVVSNNIEDGFNGTVLPMREAIRTVNMDYVKKLRDSDGHLNFITENTEKSSRGEVVTFGFTSLCRFPIYEADFGWGKPVWVGSTKLLYHNLVTFFDTKSGDGIEAWITLKEEDMAKFEMDKEVLPYVSFAKNSVL, encoded by the coding sequence ATGATTGCATTCCCCCATCCTAACAGGAGCCTATATCATTACAGTTTGTTTGATAAATTAACCATGGATATCGAAGTCAAGGTTATCTCCAAGGAAACAATAAAACCTTCCTATCGTACTCCTGGTCACCTCCGTCATtactctctctcctttcttgATCAAAGTGCACCTCAATTTTTCATGCCTTGGGTTCTATTCTACCCCAAAGACACCAACACTGAACTCAATAATCTAGAGCAACGTGAAAGGATTAAGAAATCCTTATCCGAGGCCTTAACACAATTCTACCCACTAGCGGGACGTGTGAAGGAAAATCTTTATATCGAATGCAACGATGAAGGCATAAACTATGTAGAAGCTGTGGCCAAATGCAACCTTTCTGAGTTTCTTGAGAATCTAAACCCTTGTGAGCACAAGAAGTTCCTCCCATATCAATTGGACAATGTCAATGATTTAGTTGCAGCTGTACAAGTTACCACCTTCAACTGCGGTGGCATAGTGATCGGTCTGGAATTATCTCACAAGGTAGCAGATGCTTCATCATTTTTCATGTTCCTCAACAGTTGGGCAGCTACAGCTCGTGGAAGTAGCAGCATAGTGTCTCCTCGTCTCGATGCTGCTACGATATTTCCACCGGCAACTTTATCTGGCTACAATCCAAACATTGGGATGTCAAGGAACAACATTGTGTTAAAGAGAATTGTCTTTGATGGCAATGCTATAGCAGCTATCCGAGCCAAATTTAGTAGTGGCAACAAAAGCATCGAATTCCGACGTCCGACACGCGTGGAAGCCTTATCTGCTTTCATATATAGTCGCTTCATTGCTGCAACTCAACCCGAAGCAGACCCCAATAAGGCTTACATAATGTTTATAGCAGTAGACCTGCGTAAGAGGTTGGATCCACCGCTTCCACAAAATTGTTTTGGAAATCTAAGCCAGTCCACAGCCTCTGTAGTCTCCAACAACATTGAGGATGGCTTTAATGGCACTGTTCTCCCTATGAGAGAAGCGATAAGGACAGTCAACATGGATTATGTTAAAAAACTCCGGGACAGCGACGGGCACTTGAACTTTATCACAGAGAACACAGAAAAATCAAGCAGAGGAGAGGTAGTTACGTTTGGCTTCACCAGCTTGTGCAGGTTTCCTATATATGAAGCCGATTTTGGGTGGGGGAAGCCTGTTTGGGTAGGTTCGACGAAATTGTTGTACCATAATCTTGTTACTTTCTTCGACACCAAATCGGGAGATGGAATAGAAGCATGGATTACCTTGAAGGAGGAAGACATGGCTAAATTTGAAATGGACAAGGAGGTGCTGCCATATGTTTCATTTGCGAAAAATTCTGTGCTTTAG